In one window of Leptospira sp. WS92.C1 DNA:
- a CDS encoding response regulator yields MKIMIVDDSTIVRMVIERYLKLTQLEIVAQASNGVQAIELFKVHKPDIVTLDITMPEMDGLAALGEMLKIKSDAKIIMISALTSKTTVVKAVNAGAVSYLIKPLLAHKLTDTLKKILGE; encoded by the coding sequence ATGAAGATTATGATCGTTGACGATTCGACTATAGTAAGAATGGTAATCGAACGTTATTTGAAACTTACTCAGCTTGAAATAGTAGCGCAAGCCTCGAACGGCGTTCAGGCAATCGAGTTGTTTAAAGTGCATAAACCGGACATCGTAACCCTTGATATCACTATGCCGGAAATGGACGGTCTCGCGGCGCTCGGGGAAATGTTAAAAATAAAATCGGATGCGAAAATCATTATGATCTCCGCTTTGACCAGTAAAACCACGGTCGTAAAGGCTGTTAACGCAGGTGCGGTTTCGTATTTGATTAAACCGTTGCTGGCTCACAAGTTAACCGATACTCTCAAAAAAATATTGGGGGAATGA
- a CDS encoding chemotaxis protein CheX: MKQEELKIFIKGMMNYFSQFNGDEPVVGVPYPQNDHFVFLDYSGVIGISGARKGCIYVTATLAMLNDLIIAMGLGEADESLRLDAIGELANNISGNAEQFFGQNFRISVPMVITGQGHNIHLPLNMPVFTIPFEWKSHKSYLVVGTPRDDA; this comes from the coding sequence ATGAAACAAGAAGAATTGAAAATATTTATAAAAGGGATGATGAATTATTTCAGCCAGTTTAACGGCGACGAACCCGTTGTGGGTGTGCCGTATCCTCAGAATGATCATTTCGTATTTTTGGATTATTCAGGAGTGATCGGTATATCCGGAGCGAGAAAGGGATGTATTTATGTTACCGCCACTTTGGCGATGCTCAACGATTTAATTATAGCCATGGGATTGGGAGAAGCAGATGAGTCCTTGCGTCTGGATGCGATCGGCGAACTTGCGAATAATATTTCGGGAAACGCGGAACAGTTTTTCGGTCAGAATTTTAGGATATCGGTTCCTATGGTGATCACAGGACAAGGTCATAATATACATCTGCCCTTGAATATGCCAGTTTTCACGATTCCTTTCGAGTGGAAGTCTCATAAATCCTATCTCGTTGTGGGAACGCCGCGGGATGACGCATAA
- a CDS encoding ATP-binding protein: MRLNFSTDADLDNFKTYLDDIRHSWLKTLCILGFTLIPLFIALDYFMIPEERFKNFVFYRTIATILILIQYSILCLTKSSRYAQLHGYFFSLIVGLMISLMTLELGGFDSSYYAGLNLAMIAVIVLIPWGFDHAVINSLLIIGSYLSLNFIFPNSFHNNILVNNLYFLSSSAVIAISINRVHFQLIRKEFYANSQLKTAKKEQDTIMNSVDEGLFIIHKVDGQYFIGEHQSESVKKILGNAVLSGRKFTEALSEYFSLRKIDELIEYLIMISSRDIDEDMIRDLNPLEREGATVQFGINSVIKFLEFGFKRITQDYQNTDFLISIKDVTKEVEMEHQLRDNEFKAEQETQMMLSILHIGPALLQDFMEGIETELSVIDGVLRDEENHKNFPNAIETIFRSVHSIKGNASLLDLKFLTEKSNEFEKKMIMLKENKIPTWEDFLPIAYDLAKLQEVYGEMHGLIQRIRSFQNKGGDTKSALSALPEAINELSLRIASELGKKVRLIATDIDFTGVSGKYAYALRDILVQLTRNAITHGIESPEIRLRSGKEECGTLILSLKPVGDTLCVNFRDDGSSFDFAAIRKKAFQMNKGLESEIKSWAAEKLIKLTFEPVFSTAGESTLHAGRGMGMDIIKQRVKKIGGRLKINYSPGQFTEFKFIFPI, encoded by the coding sequence ATGCGGCTTAATTTTAGCACCGATGCCGATTTGGATAATTTTAAAACATACCTGGACGATATACGGCACAGTTGGCTGAAGACTCTTTGTATTCTCGGTTTTACCCTGATACCGTTGTTTATCGCTCTCGATTATTTTATGATTCCGGAAGAGCGGTTTAAGAATTTTGTGTTCTATCGAACGATTGCGACAATTTTAATATTGATTCAGTATTCGATTCTTTGTTTAACCAAATCTTCGCGGTATGCGCAGCTTCACGGATATTTTTTTTCTCTGATCGTCGGTTTGATGATATCTCTGATGACTTTGGAATTGGGAGGATTTGATTCCAGTTATTACGCTGGTTTGAATCTTGCGATGATCGCGGTCATCGTTTTGATTCCGTGGGGATTTGATCATGCTGTCATAAACTCCCTGTTGATCATCGGAAGTTATTTGTCTTTGAACTTTATTTTTCCGAATTCCTTTCATAATAACATACTCGTCAATAATCTTTACTTCTTATCCTCGAGCGCGGTCATTGCTATATCCATCAATCGGGTCCATTTTCAATTGATCCGTAAGGAATTTTACGCCAATAGTCAGTTAAAAACCGCTAAAAAAGAACAGGATACGATCATGAACTCGGTGGACGAGGGTTTATTTATCATTCACAAGGTGGACGGTCAATATTTTATCGGAGAGCATCAGTCCGAGTCGGTAAAAAAAATTCTCGGAAACGCCGTATTATCGGGACGCAAATTTACGGAAGCATTATCGGAATATTTTTCGTTGAGAAAAATCGACGAACTGATCGAATATTTGATCATGATTTCATCTAGGGACATAGATGAGGATATGATTCGGGATCTGAATCCTCTTGAGAGGGAAGGCGCTACGGTTCAATTCGGAATCAACAGCGTCATTAAATTTCTGGAATTCGGATTTAAGCGTATAACGCAGGATTATCAAAACACTGATTTTTTAATCAGTATCAAAGACGTTACAAAAGAAGTCGAGATGGAACATCAGCTTCGAGACAATGAATTTAAAGCCGAACAAGAAACTCAGATGATGCTTTCCATACTTCATATCGGTCCCGCTCTATTGCAGGATTTTATGGAAGGAATTGAAACCGAACTTTCCGTTATCGACGGTGTTTTGAGAGACGAGGAGAATCATAAGAATTTTCCGAATGCAATCGAAACGATATTTAGATCGGTACATTCCATCAAAGGCAATGCCTCTCTGCTCGATTTAAAATTTCTTACAGAGAAATCGAACGAGTTCGAAAAAAAAATGATTATGCTCAAAGAAAATAAAATCCCGACCTGGGAGGATTTTTTACCCATAGCGTATGATCTTGCAAAACTTCAAGAGGTGTACGGAGAAATGCACGGATTGATTCAGCGTATTCGTTCATTCCAAAACAAAGGAGGCGATACAAAGTCGGCTTTGTCCGCATTGCCCGAAGCGATTAACGAACTCTCTTTGAGAATTGCTTCCGAACTCGGTAAAAAAGTCAGACTGATCGCAACGGATATCGATTTCACGGGAGTTTCGGGTAAATACGCGTACGCGCTGCGTGATATATTGGTTCAATTGACGCGTAACGCGATCACTCACGGAATCGAAAGCCCTGAAATCAGGCTGCGGTCAGGTAAGGAAGAATGTGGCACTTTGATTCTAAGTTTGAAACCCGTGGGCGATACCTTGTGTGTGAACTTCAGAGACGACGGAAGTTCTTTCGATTTCGCCGCCATACGTAAGAAAGCGTTTCAGATGAACAAGGGTTTGGAATCCGAGATCAAAAGCTGGGCGGCTGAAAAATTGATAAAACTAACCTTTGAACCGGTCTTTTCCACTGCGGGCGAGTCGACTCTGCACGCCGGACGGGGAATGGGGATGGATATCATCAAACAAAGAGTAAAAAAGATCGGAGGGCGGTTGAAGATAAATTACAGTCCAGGACAGTTCACTGAATTTAAGTTTATATTTCCGATTTGA
- a CDS encoding eRF1 domain 2, producing MLHCILWIDQSQAKEFVFSKNSIVSEQIIHKQKPERHDQHLDRIDTIKKEALKHFFGEVAEKLTPLDDLLIAGPGLTKTHFHSHLETHYPSIAKKVLAEIIMDQSTDSEIIAAAKNYFHEHGLDKKPQVKIKRILGKSNKS from the coding sequence ATGTTACATTGTATTCTATGGATCGATCAATCTCAGGCAAAAGAATTTGTTTTTTCAAAGAATTCTATCGTCTCTGAACAAATTATCCATAAACAAAAACCTGAACGTCACGATCAGCATTTGGATCGAATCGATACGATCAAGAAAGAAGCCTTAAAACATTTTTTCGGGGAAGTCGCCGAAAAACTGACTCCGTTGGATGATCTTTTGATAGCAGGGCCCGGATTGACCAAAACCCACTTTCACAGTCATCTGGAAACGCACTATCCTTCCATAGCCAAAAAGGTCCTGGCAGAAATCATTATGGATCAATCCACTGATTCGGAAATCATAGCCGCGGCTAAGAATTATTTTCACGAACACGGCCTGGACAAAAAACCTCAGGTTAAGATCAAAAGAATTTTAGGAAAAAGTAATAAATCATAA